The following are encoded together in the Phaseolus vulgaris cultivar G19833 chromosome 9, P. vulgaris v2.0, whole genome shotgun sequence genome:
- the LOC137821489 gene encoding homeobox-leucine zipper protein ATHB-12-like — MEGDENIQASKGKNVESFACLEASRKKNKKIENKRRFSDEQIRSLECIFETESKLEPRKKMQLARDLGLQPRQVAIWFQNRRARWKSKRIEQEYRKLKDEYDNLASRFESLKKEKESLQVELQKLSDLVESSHDGGREDKGAKEHSIEDGGSGSGYSSWKPEAKPRFSTEGVEERVGVYSDDQNENSIIRSEKSEDKGHQLLRVDDNDQAEIPLASLEKWYSSVDPNGILDQSCSSSQWLDFWT; from the exons ATGGAGGGAGATGAGAATATTCAAGCATCAAAGGGAAAAAATGTTGAAAGTTTCGCCTGCTTGGAGGcatcaaggaagaaaaacaagaagATAGAAAACAAAAGGAGGTTTAGTGATGAGCAGATAAGATCACTAGAATGCATATTTGAGACAGAGTCGAAGCTTGAGCCAAGGAAGAAGATGCAACTGGCAAGAGATCTTGGCCTGCAGCCTCGCCAAGTTGCCATATGGTTCCAAAACAGAAGGGCAAGGTGGAAATCAAAACGCATAGAGCAAGAATACAGGAAACTCAAGGATGAATATGACAATTTAGCGTCTAGGTTTGAGTCCCTAAAGAAAGAGAAGGAGTCTTTGCAAGTAGAG TTGCAGAAGCTAAGTGATTTGGTGGAATCATCTCATGATGGTGGAAGGGAAGACAAGGGTGCCAAAGAACACAGCATAGAGGATGGTGGTTCAGGCAGTGGATACAGCAGTTGGAAGCCTGAAGCAAAACCAAGGTTTTCAACTGAGGGTGTGGAAGAGAGAGTAGGTGTGTATTCAGATGATCAAAATGAGAATAGCATCATAAGGAGTGAGAAATCTGAGGACAAAGGACACCAACTTCTCAGAGTGGATGATAATGATCAGGCTGAGATACCATTAGCATCACTAGAAAAATGGTACAGTAGTGTGGACCCTAATGGCATCTTGGACCAGTCATGTAGCAGCTCTCAATGGTTAGATTTCTGGACATGA